DNA sequence from the Panthera uncia isolate 11264 unplaced genomic scaffold, Puncia_PCG_1.0 HiC_scaffold_556, whole genome shotgun sequence genome:
TTCCTGGACCAGCTGACCAGAAGACTGGGTTGCCATCAGAACCTTCTAGTTCCTACTCACTTGGAGGGAAGCCTATTATTTTCTACCAGCAGGCCTTATCAGATAGACATCTCACTGAAGACGCTGTTAATATTTCAGCTTCTCCTGGACCAGCAGACCAAGAGACTGGGGTATCAACAGTACCTTCTATCTCTTACTCTCATATAGAGAAGCCAAGTATTTTGTACCAACAGCCTTTGTCAGACAGTCAGCTCGCTGTAGAAGTTCCAAAAGTGTCAGCTGTTTCTGGGCCAGGTGACCAGAAGACCAGAAAACCAACAGTTACCTCCACTTCGTactcacagagagagaaagagaagcccgTCATTTCTTATCAGCAAGAATTGCCAGATCTTACTCAAGAtgctttaaaagttttaaaggtTCCTGGACTAGGTGGCCAGAAGACTGGAATACCAGCAGTAACTTCTACTTTTTACTCACATAGAGAGAAGCCTATCATTTCTTACCATCAGGAGTTGTCAGATCCTAATGAAGGTGCTTTAAGAGTTTTAGGCACTCCTGGGCCAGCTGACCAGAAGACTGGGATACAAATTGGGCCCTCCACTTCCTATTCACATAGAGAGAGCCCCATCTTTTCTTACCAGAAGGAGTCATCAGATATTACTGAAGAAACTTGGAAAGTTTCACCTGTTTCTGGACCAGCTAACAAGAAGACTGAGATACATATAATCCCCTCTAGTTCCTACTCATACAGAGAGAAGGACAGTATTCTTTACCAGCAGGAGCTTCCAGATGTtactgaaaaagttttaaaagtttttgctcTTCCTGGACCTGCTGACCAGAAGACTGAAATACCAACAGGACCTTCTAGCTCTTACTCACATAAAGAGAAACTCAAGATTTCACCTGTGATTTTACCAGATGTCCAGAAGACTGAGTTTCTAACAGCTCCCCCTAGTTCCtactcaaaaagagaaaaacccaaaaTTTCAACTGTGAGTGGACCAGATGACCAGAAGACTCCGTTACCGACAGTTTTTCATAATTCCTGTTCTCAGAATTTTGAGATTGAGGATATTCTGAAGATTTCACCTGTCCCTGAGCCAATTGTTGTGAATTCTGGGATACCAATACCTCTTTCTAGTTCCTCTTCCCACAGAGAGAAATCTAATATTTTCTACCCACAGGAATTGCCAGACAAACATTTAGCTGAAGATGCACTGAACGTTTCAACAATTCCTGTACCAGCTGACCAGAAAAGTCTGTTACCAACAGCTCCTCCTCGTTCCTTTTCACACAGAGAGAAACCAAATATATTCTACCAACGAGATTTTCCAGATAGACATCTACCTGAAGATTCTGTGATGTTCTCACGTGGTCTTGGGCAAGCTGATCAGATTACTGGTTTATCAACAGTTACTCCTGGTACTTATTCACATAGTGAGAAGCAGAAACTTGTTTCAGACCATGTTCAAATGCTAATAGATAATTTGGATTCTCCTAACTCCAGTATTATCTCAAGCAGTATGCCTTTAAGTTCTCAGGCTGATGGTAGAGTTATAATAAGTAAGCCAGAATCTTCAGGTTTTGAAGATGTTGGCTCTGTGGAAATTCAAGATACAAGCAATAGTTCCAAAACTCTTAAAGAGATTCGGACCCTTTTAATGGAGGCAGAAAATATAGCACTGAAACGATGCAATTTTCCTGCTCCTCTTGTCCCTTTCCGAGATGTTAGTGATATTTCAATTATACAATCTAAGAAGATGGTTTGCTTCAAAGAGCCCCTCACAGCTGCTGAATCTAATAGTGATTTGCCTCGGAGACAGCCATTTAGAGAGGAAAGCCCAAGCAACAAGTGCATACAGAAAGATATTAGCACACAGACAAATCTGAAATGCCAGAGAGGCATTGAGAACTGGGAGTTTATTAGTTCAACCACACTTAGAAGTCCTCTACAAGAAGCAGAAAGCAAAGCCGGAGTGACGTTAGATGAAACCCTTCGACAGTATAGAGCAGCCCAATCCGTAATGAGATCTGAACCTGAAGGGTATAGTGGAACCATTGGCAATAAAATTGTTATCCCTATGATGACTATCATTAAAAGTGATTCAAGTAGTGATGCCAGTTCCTGCTCATGGGACAGTAATTCCTTGGAGTCAGTTTCTGATGTTCTTCTAAATTTCTTTCCATGTGCTTCACCCAAGACAAGTTTGACAGATAGCAGAGAAGAAGAAAGTGTGTCAGAGAGTGATGATTGTGGTGGTAGCAATGTAGATTCACTGGCTGCACATGTCAAAAACCTTCTCAAGTGTGAATCCTCATTGAATCATGCTAAACAAATACTCAGaaatgcagaggaagaggaatgTCGAGTACGAGCACGAGGTAGGAACTGATTGTTTGTCATCAAGTCAGGTCAGACTTACAAACATTATAGTTTAAGAATTTGTTTAAAGTTAAGTGTTTGGaatctgaatttattttcttatagaacTGTTAAATGATTACATTTTCCACCACTATTCAGAATAAGTCCATTTAACCAATAATGTAACTCGGTCACAGTATTAATAGTACTAGTCTGATTTTAGGGTCTTAGGTAGGTTCTGAAGCCTGAAGGAGAGTAAGGAGATAGCTTGGGTTTCCAGATTCCTAAAGTACTTATGTTTCCTTAACCCTCCTATTATAGGATTCTCTTTTGAAggcagaaaaaacaaagaaaagtttgCTCTGTTCTAAGTCACACTGTAtcataaaactaaatatacttcttcatttttctaataCAGTTCTTAGagcatattttagatattagaaAAAACTGAAGTACTTCACACTAAAACTTAGGTTAGAGGTTTAAAAGAGGATGTTCTAATCCCATTAATCTCTAATAATAGAatgctattaaaaaagaaatctttggggtgcctgggtggctcagtcggttgagcgtccgatttcggctcaggtcacgatctcacggtccgtgagttccagccccgcgtcaggctctgggctgatggctcggagcctggagcctacttccgattctgtgtctccctctctctctgcccctcccccgttcatgctctgtctctctctgtctcaaaaataaataaatgtttaaaaaaaaaaaagaaatctttaagacaaaatggggaattaaaaaaatttttttaaatattcattaaaaatttttttaatgtttttatttatttttgagacagagacacagagcatgagaggaggaagggcagagaaagagggagacacagaatccttagccagctctaggctctgagctgtcagcacagagcctgacgcgggctcaaacctacgaactgtgagatcattacctcagccaaagttggatgcttaactgactgagccacccaggtgcccctggggaatATATTTTAGCAAGCAACTTATAAACACTTCAGGCCTCCTTGGGAATTTTGCCTTGAGATTAACTACTTGTGCCATTCCTTTTATCACTTATGCATATCACTTATGCAGTAACTGTAACAGGAACGTATAGGGGAGGCAAAGGGATTGTCCTTATTGGAAGGaagattaagataaaaataattgaaaatcatAGAAAGGTggcatctttggagaaatacctgtagaatgtggtttttaaaagtcACACTTTTCAGTGAGATGATTGTTCTTAAAAACTTACAATAGTTTGTCATATAATGGAGAACACCTACTTTTTGCCAAGTATTGTGGCAGGCATTTAGTTGGATATATTGATGGTTTTCTGTGTTCTTATAATCACTGACAAATTATGATTTTTGCATTGCATTATCTCCAgtgtgtttatgttttcttttcagcttgGAATCTGAAATTTAATCTGGCTCATGAGTGTGGCTACTCCATTTCAGAATTAAATGAAGCTGACaggaaaaaagtagaagagaTCAAAGCAGAGTTGTTCAGTCATGGGAGAACAGCTGACTTGTCCAAGGTATAAAAGAAATCTagcaatgaagaaagaaaatgtgataaaagGGTGGTGGAGTTTGTATCTCTTACTTGGGCATTGATGACACCAGCTGAGTCATTAATAGTCTTTGGCTAAAGTGTTAGGTGTCTTATTTCTTCAAAGTTCCTATTTAAGGATTAGACTCAGTAGATTTTGATTAATTGCAAATTCATCTATTGAAAAAACTTATGTCCTTAGGAAAATAAGAATAGATTTGCTTTATCATTCGTATTTTCTCTTGAGGGTAATAGCTTGAAGCGCAGATAAAGTCCGGCCATTTTCAGATGTGTATTATCTACTTAAGAACATAAAGCTATACTAGCTTatgtaaaaatgattttcattttaatagtaTGTATTTTCATCCAATTATGAATTATTTCATACATagtaaagaatatatatgaaatgtatataaagaataaaagaaaaatatgaataattccTGTCTATGGGCTAACTAGCTTGATAAATGGAATGTTACCAAATACCATAGAAGTCCTGTGTGTCCCCTCCCCAGTAACGTCTGTTACTTCCTATCCTGACatgtattgatttttctcttgctaTTCAGTATGGTTTTGAATTCTTCAATAGATGGAGTCAACACGGTGCATGTTTTGAGAGTTGCATTTTTCATATAGACTTGGGTTTTTGAGATTCTTCTTTGTAGATGTAGGTagttttagtttattcatttttagtgcTGTAAGTATTCTAGTGTATGAATATATCATAGTGTGTCCGTTCTCTTGTGGATAGGGCATTTGGTCTACTTTTAtttggcttatttcttttttggaaaagttttttaaaaggataaattacATTGGATTTTAGACTTATGTATATGTTTGAGCTCATcgccaccatccatctccagaaacTCTTTTCATCCTGCAGGACTGAAACTTTGTACTTATAAAGGTTTCTCtctatggtaagaatatgttcagttttgtaagaaaccaccaagctgtatataactttgaaaaaaaaatttttttaatgtttatttatttttgagagagagagagagacgcagcgcgagaagggaaggggcagagagggagggagacacagaatcccaagcaggctccaggctctgagctgtcagcacagagcccgatgcaggccttgaactcacgaaccgcaagattatgacctgagccacccaggagcccctaaactgTATATAActttgtatgtcaactatacttcagttcacacacacacacacacacacacacacttaaatgggaaagagaaaaaaagaaaccaccaaactgtcccacaaagtggctgtaccattttgtattcctgcCAACAATCAACAATGAAtcagagttcctgttgctccacatccttgttaacatttggtattgttagtgttctggattttgCCCATTCTCGTAGGTGTATCCTACAACTTGCTATAATCACTTGTATCTTATAacttgctataattgcttattagttccaggtgttttttttgttgattgtttcagattttctacacAGATGATGAGGtcatttacagttttatttcttccttcccagtctgtataccttttatttcctttacttgttttattgcattagctagaaaTTCCATTTTGATGTTGAAAAAGAGTGGAGAGACGGAATATTCTTAACTTGTTTTTGGTCTTTGTGGGAAAGCTTCTAGTTTCTTACCATGAAATACGAGgttagctgtaggttttctgCCAATAtgctttatcaagttgaggaagtttccttctgttcTAGTTTACTaatagtttttatcatgaatgggtgttggattttgtcaaattctttttgtACATCTATTGATATagtagtcatttttcttttttagcctgttgatgtaatcatattaattgatttttgaatgataAACCAGTcttgcatacctgggataaattccacttggtcatggtgtataattcttttcatactttgttgtattctatttgttaatattttattgaggatttttgcattgatATTCATGAGAGATgagtctgtgttttgttttggtttttttcccctgtagtgtctttgtctggttgtggtattagggtaatgttggcctcatagaatgaattgggaagtgtttCTTTTGCTCCTGTCCTCTGAAAGAAATTATAAGgaattggtataatttttccttaaatgtttggtagagttcaccaCTGAACCCAGCTGGGCCTAgcccttttctcttttggaagATTATTATTGATTCAATGTCTTTAATAAATAGATGCCCATTCAGAATGTctttttgtgtgagttttggcagattgtgtctcTCAAGAAATTGGTCCATtccatctaggttatcaaatctATGGGTATGtggttgttcatagtattcctttattatcctatTAATGTCAGTGGGATTTGCAGTGATATCACctctttcctttatgattttagtaatttatgtcttctgtttttctttctggctaGAAGCTTGTTGATTTTATTGGTCTTTCAAAGaaatagctttttgttttgttcatttttctgatttttctgtcaatcaatttcattgatttctgctttcttattctttttctgtttaatttggacttaatttgctattctttttctagtttcctaattTAGAAATGTgggttattgattttagatctgtcttcttttttagtatatacatttaatgctaaaaatttccttctattctgtgCTTTCCCTGCATCCCACAGGTTTTcctaagttgtgttttcattttgagttagtatgtttttaagttttaggttaatatgtttttaaatttttcttgattCATGCTTTATTTAGAAGTAggctgtttaatttccatgtatttaggGATTTTCCTGTTACCTTTCTTgctttgatttctaatttaattccattgtggtctaaGAGCAgactttatatgatttttattcttttaaatttgttaagatatgttttatggcccagaatgtggccTGTCtttgtgaatgttccatgtgagcttgagaaatTGTGTACTGTGTTATTTTTGGCTGAAGTAATCTACAAATATCTATTATACCCAGTTGATTTATGGTGTTGTTGAGCTTAACTGTGTCCTCACTGATTTGCTGAtagatgtattctttttttttttttttaagtttattttgagagagaaagagaacatgcacacacatgtaagcagagaggggcagagagagaggagagagagaatcccaagcagtctctgtgttgtcagggcagagcccagtatggggttcagtctcatgaatcatgagatcatcacctgaactgagatcaagaatcagatgctcaaccaactgagccacccaggcatcccaacatcTGTTCATTTCTCATAGaggatgttgaagtctccaactataataatggattatatatttctatttctccttgcagttatGTCAGTTTTTGCCTTGTGTAGTCTAACACTTTGTTGTTTGGCACACATACATGAAAGATTGTTATGTCTTAGAGAAGTTTCCCCTTTGTCATTaggtaatgcccttctttatctgcGATAACTTTCTTTGCTTTGACGTCTGTTCTGTTTGAAATGAATACAGTATTCctactttcttttgctttattttagaatggtatatttttctccatccatttacttttgatctaatttgtctttatatttaaagtggctTTCCTATAGACAACATGTAGTTGGATCTTGGTTTTTGATTCACTCTGACAATCTATGTCTTTTAATTAGTATATTTTCACTTgaaataattgattttcaaagtgattattggtatagttggattaatatctaccatattcactactatttttttatttgttgcccTTGTTCTTCATTCCAATTTTTGTCTCCCAgtctttctgccttttgtggttttgagtgtttttatatcattatattttctctcatttcttagcACATTagttacactttattttttttgtggttgccttagaatttgtaaaatatttacaactaatccaaatttattttcacataacaCTATACCACTTCAGGTAGTGTGAGTACCTTCTAATAACaaaatacagttgatccttgaataGTGCAGCATTAGGGGAACCAACTCCCCACACAGTTGAAATTCTGcatataactttgactcccccaaaactactaatagcctactgtttaCCAGAAACCTTATAGATAACATGgttaacatattttgtatggtATGTGTTTTATGTACTGTGTTTTTACAAGAA
Encoded proteins:
- the LOC125918210 gene encoding Alstrom syndrome protein 1-like; translation: GPADQKTGLPSEPSSSYSLGGKPIIFYQQALSDRHLTEDAVNISASPGPADQETGVSTVPSISYSHIEKPSILYQQPLSDSQLAVEVPKVSAVSGPGDQKTRKPTVTSTSYSQREKEKPVISYQQELPDLTQDALKVLKVPGLGGQKTGIPAVTSTFYSHREKPIISYHQELSDPNEGALRVLGTPGPADQKTGIQIGPSTSYSHRESPIFSYQKESSDITEETWKVSPVSGPANKKTEIHIIPSSSYSYREKDSILYQQELPDVTEKVLKVFALPGPADQKTEIPTGPSSSYSHKEKLKISPVILPDVQKTEFLTAPPSSYSKREKPKISTVSGPDDQKTPLPTVFHNSCSQNFEIEDILKISPVPEPIVVNSGIPIPLSSSSSHREKSNIFYPQELPDKHLAEDALNVSTIPVPADQKSLLPTAPPRSFSHREKPNIFYQRDFPDRHLPEDSVMFSRGLGQADQITGLSTVTPGTYSHSEKQKLVSDHVQMLIDNLDSPNSSIISSSMPLSSQADGRVIISKPESSGFEDVGSVEIQDTSNSSKTLKEIRTLLMEAENIALKRCNFPAPLVPFRDVSDISIIQSKKMVCFKEPLTAAESNSDLPRRQPFREESPSNKCIQKDISTQTNLKCQRGIENWEFISSTTLRSPLQEAESKAGVTLDETLRQYRAAQSVMRSEPEGYSGTIGNKIVIPMMTIIKSDSSSDASSCSWDSNSLESVSDVLLNFFPCASPKTSLTDSREEESVSESDDCGGSNVDSLAAHVKNLLKCESSLNHAKQILRNAEEEECRVRARAWNLKFNLAHECGYSISELNEADRKKVEEIKAELFSHGRTADLSKDLPSPQGIRCNPEAVCGHIIIESHEKGCFRTLTAKQPQLDSHPYVFRPADPSDVIRGQRSPSSWKTRHINLSKSLDQSNPHFKVWNSLQLRSPSPFQNFTADDFRISQGLRMPFHEKIDPWLSELVEPVPPEEMDCHSSSHMLPPEPMKKFTTSITFASHRHSKCFSDSSVLKVGVTEGSQCTGASVGVFNSHFTEEQNPPRDLEQKTSSPSSFKIVSHSPDTAVTILAESSRQSQKLSIEHSQQEEKLLERSDFKGSDPEPSTSAKYSSVKEVHFSDNHTLISVSRPSSTLGVKEKTVAITPDLSSHVLLERQELFEQSKAPHTDHHVRKYHSPPPQHQDYVAPNLPCRIFLEKRELFEQSKAPHLDHQMRENQSPFPQGQDYIASDLPSSIFLEQRQLFEQSKAPDVDHMGKYHSPFPQGQDYVVEKNNQHKFKSYISNMINVEAKFDSVVSQPVPNQCTLVTSASTPPSNRKALSCVRITLYPKTPSKVDSGTLDKRLHSLDPASKTRMNSEFNSDLQTISSRSLEPTSKLLASKPVAQNQESSGFLGLKSSPDFQVVQSPLPDSNTISQDLKTIPFQNSQIVTSRQTQVNISDLEGYSSPEGIPVSADR